The following nucleotide sequence is from Halorussus caseinilyticus.
CGAACTCTCCGACGAGCAGGTCGAGGTTCTCGTCGAACACTTCTGAGTTCGGGGGTGACGATTCGTCGGCGATGGCCTGTCGTTTGTTACCGTTTCTGAACCGAGAGGAAAATCGTTAAATATCACCTTCGTACATTCCGATGTGTATCAATGATACAGCTCGGTATGAGTACGGAACGCAGGAAAATCGTCGTATTTCTCGTCGCGGCGCTCGGTGCCGCGGCGCTCGCGTTCGCGCCCTCGCCGGACGGGTTGTCGGTCAGGGGCCAGTACGCGATAGCCACGATGTTCTTCGCCGCGGTGCTGTGGGTGACGGGCGTGGTTCCGCTCGCGGTGACTGCGCTCTCGATTCCGGTCGCGCTGACCGCGTTCGGCGTGTACGGCGACATCGACCCGGCGCTCTCGGGATTCGCCGACCACCTCATCTTCCTGTTCGTCGCGGGATTCATGCTCGCCAACGCGCTCCAGAAGTACAACATCGACCGGCGCATCGCGCTCTGGTTGATGACTAAGATGGGGTCGTCGCCGCGCCGGTTGATTCTGGCCATCATGCTGGCGACGGCCTTCCTCTCGATGTGGGTGTCGAACACGGCGACGACTGCGATGATGACGCCCATCGCGCTGGGCGTCCTCGCGCAGGTCATCGGCCGCGAAGAAGTGCTGGAGGCCGACGCCGACGACGCCGAGGCGTTCTCGAACATGCAGATAGCGACGTTGCTCGGCACGGCCTACGCCGCGAGCGTGGGCGGCGTCGGCACCATCATCGGGACGCCGCCGAACGCGGTGGTCGTCACGCAACTCAACGCGATGCTCGACTACTCCATCGGGTTCGCCGACTGGCTAATCATCGGCCTGCCCATCGTGGCGGTCACGCTCCCGCTGGTGTGGTACCTGCTGACGTTCCACCTCTACCCGCCCGAAATCGAGGACGTGAGCGGCGCGCGCCAGCAGGCCCGGGAGTACCTCGACGAGGAGGGAAGCCTCGGTCCGCGGGGTCGCCGCGTCGCGTACATCTTCACCGCGACCGCGGGGTTGTGGGTCCTCGGCGGATTCGACCTCGTGTTCGAGGGGCTACTCCCCTCCCAGTGGTACACCACCATCTTCGGCGGGCCGGGGATGACCGTCCTCGGCGTCGAAAGCCATCAGGGACTGCTCTACTACGTGATGGTCGGCCTGTACGCGATTCCGGCGCTGGTGCTCGCCGACACGGTGGAGTGGGAGGACCTCGTGGACATCGACTGGGGAACCATCCTGCTGTTCGGCGGCGGCATCTCGCTGGCCGACGCGCTGGAGAAGACCGGCGCAACCAAGTGGATAGCCGAGACCATCTTCGGGTCGCTGACGGGCCAACCCATCCTGCTCGTGGTCGCGGCCGTCGTCCTGCTGGTCATCCTGCTGACCGAGATGACCTCGAACACCGCGACGTCGGCCATCATCGTCCCGATTCTCATCGGCATCGGCGGCATCTTCGCCACGACGCTCGGTCTCACGGAAGTCGCGGCCGCGGTGTTCCTCGCGGTCAGCGGTGCCGTCGCTGCGAGTTTCGCGTTCGCGCTTCCGGTCGCCACGCCGCCGAACGCCATCGTCTTCGGGAGTGGCCACCTCAAGCAGAAGCACATGATGCGCGCCGGGATGGTGCTGAACGTGCTGATGACCGCCATCCTGACGGGTCTCATCTGGTTGCTGTTCAAGTTCGTCTGGCCGGGCTACCTCTGGTAGACCGCCCGCCTGCCCTCGGTCGGCGCTCGACCGACACGGTTTTCGACCTCTCCGTTTCGAAACTTCCCGAACGCCGTAGCCACGGCTACAGGTCTGGACCGGCGACGCTCCCACCGCCACGCGCACGGCCTATCGACCGACAGGGTGGATGAAGGGACCGCCCGGTCGCGTTTACCGCCGTCGTCTGACCGACCCCTTTCCGAGGTGAGCGAAGCGAACCGAAGAGATGTCGGTCAGACGACCGTCCGCGGAGCGACGCGACGCGAACCTCGGCAGTCGCACGCCCGCATGGTTCGAGAGCAACGCTCTCGTCATCCCGAAAATCTTCGATTTTCGGAGACAGCGAAGTGAGCAGGAACGTACGTCTGCCGGTGTCGTCGGCGCTGTGCGCCGACTGCTCGTCACGTAGCGACCAGCGACACTCTTGAACGAAGGCGCGGCTCTGGTGACGAGAGAAGCGACACACTAGCGACTCGTCAGTATCGAAATCCGTAGAGACGAAGCCGTGACTACCGAACTTGTGGACACTCGAAAGCGAATATGGAAAGGAAAGCGGAAAACGCGGGGGTGAAAAAGCCCCGCGAACCGCTTGCCGCCCTGAATTGGTCCCCGCTGACGCTTCGGCCCTCCAAGCGAAGCGTCACCTGAACCAAAACGCCCTAACAACTTAAACCTAACGCCGCCGGAACCTTGTACCGGTACCGGGTTGCATCACCGATTTCAGAACCACGAGCGCGAAATTTTCGGTGTTGTTAGGCGAGCTATATGTGTTCTTCTTCCAGCACCCACCCGAGCGCGCGCTTGTAGTACGTGAACATCTGTCTGACCCCCTCGTGGCGCATGTTCTCGTCGTCGAGTTGCTCTTTCAGGAACTCGTACTGCTCACGAATTTCCTCCTCGTCTCTCATGTGACGACGGTTTGGTTTCGCGGGTAATGAGTCCGGTGGGATTCGCCATCGGAGCGTGGTCGGAGGTGACGGGCCACTCGCTCGTCTCCCGTCACTTCGCCCGTGGCGAGCAATCGGTCGCTCCGTTCCCGGAAACCTCGCGCGGGCGCGGCCACTCGTGGCCGCGCCCGCGTGCCAGTGGGAGACGAGCAACTATTACAATCCTCTAACAACGAAAAATATTGCTATAGAGGATAAAAACGCGTCTCGGAGCCATCTCTCTATTTCCGGTCCGAGCGCGAGAGACCGTGCCAGATGGCGTCCACCATCCGGTCTTCGCCCTCGCCGTCGGCGTCGGACCACCCGCGGGCGAGCGCGTCCTCCACGACCGCGAGGTCGTGGTTCTCGAAGTTGTTCATGCCGCGGAACGCTTCGAGGGCCTCGCGTTCGTCCTCGCCGAACGTCTCGGTCGGTTCGCTCGCGGTTTCACCGCTCGCATCCGAGGCGCTTCGCGCCTCGGTCCCGTAGAACCCCAACTCGGCCAACGTCTCCGCGACTTCCGCGGCCGTCTCGCCGTCAAGTTCCCGCAGGTCGTCGGGTTCCTCGCGTTCGAGCAGGGTCACGTCGTAGATTTTGAACACCCGTTCGAGTTCCTCGATTGGCGTCTCGTGGTCGTCCACGCGCACGTCTATCCACCGGTCGTTCTTGCCGTCGTACCCGCCCTCGGGCTTGACGACGTACATCGCCGCGCTCTGTTCCCCGCGCTTGTCGCCGCCCGCCTCGTTGCCCGCGTGGAGCGCCGCGAGCAGTTTCTCGGGGAGGCCGCCCTCGGTCGCCTCGTAGGCGTCTTCCATCGCCTCCAGCGTGGCCTCGTTTTCGAGGATGTTGCCCTGCACGGTGTAGGTCTCGCCCTGCCGGTCGTCGGCGAACTCGAAGCACTCCTCGCCGGTGAACGCGGCGACGGAGCCGTCCTGTCCGACCACGCCGACCTGTCGCTGTGGGGCCTCGGGGTCGTCGTCGGTCAGCGCCGCCACGACTTCCTCGGCCGATTTCCCCTCGCGGAGGTAGTCGAGTCCGTCCGGGCCGTAGGCGACGTTGGCGAAGCTCTGGGTGGCGATGGCTCCGGCGTCGGCGCTGGCGAACGGGACGACCGACCCGACGCTGACGAACTTCGACTGGACCGCCACGCCGACCGCTTCCGTCTCGGGGTCGCGCGCGACGATGGAGAACGTGGATGGTCGCGGTTCCATGCCCGAGTCGAGGGCCGCGCGGCCGAAAAGCGTTCGCCCGGCGGCGTCAGTCTCCGGTTTCACCCCCGCCAGCGGGTCGCTCTCGCTCGTTCGCTCGCTTTCGCGCGGTCAACGGTTGGCGCTTCGCCAGTTCGCAGTCGAAGTGGGGATGCTCGGCGAGGTGGTGGACGAGCATGTGCCGCCGCCCGCCGGTCAGTCCCGTCTGCTGTACGTCCGCGGCGGTGAACTCGCCGGGCAGTCGGTCGTAGAGTCGCCGGAGTTCGGCGAAGCTCTCGAACACCTTCCGGTGGCCCGACGACTCCGCGCGCCGCCGTTCCACGACGTAACTGCCGTCTTCGCGGTGGGTCCCGGCGGTGCGGACGAACTCCCGGCGCTCGGTCAGCGCCTCGCCGAGCGACTGCCGTAGCTGGTCGGCCTCGGCTCTGGTGAGTTCGTGGGTCTCGCCCGCGACGGTTACCGCGACTCGCTCCGGGTCAGAACAGCTATCGGACTCCGCGCGGAATTTCTCGACCAGCCGCCGACTGGCGACTTACTCTATCCTCGGGTGGCTCGGTGAGACCGTGGCTCGACATACCATCCCAGTGTAGCGCGACCGGGATGATAAATCTCCGGGTAGTTCGTCCGACTCACCGCTTCGCGGCGATGAGTGCGGCCACTACCACATTGTACACCGCCAGCCCTGCGAGTATCGCTCCGGCCGACAACCCGACGAACGTCGCGCCGACGACCACGCCGTCGCCGGGGTCGCGTGCGGCCACCACCGCCACGGCCGACAGTGCCAGCACGAGCAGGCCGAGCGAGATGCCGTACTCGCGCCAGAAGCCGTCGGAGACCGGCACGCGAAACGCGAGCGGCCGCGGTTTGCCACGCTCTTCCATACGGTATCTGTCGTCGTTTTCGAGCATAAACTTTGAGGTGAATTTCGGCGGTCTTTAGCTGTCCGTCGGCGTCTCGGGTCGCGTCGGCGGTGTTTCTCTGCCCGATTACTCGCGGTGACTACTGCTCGAAACCGGCCAGCGGCGTGGCAGAGCGATGGGACCGCAGACCCACCCTCCTCGGCCGACTCCCTCGCTCTCTGGTCAGTCTCGCGCGTGCGAGCGAGAGCGCGCGGCGGCGTTCCGACGCCGAAACGCGAGCAGGTCAGAGCGTCGAGAGCGACCGTATTTTGTATCTCGCCGACCAAGGCGCCGACATGAAGGTTCGCGGCCAGCGCGAGTGTAACGACTGCGGCGCGCGGTGGTCCTACTACGAGACGGGGAGCGTAGAGTGTCCCGACTGCGGCAGTCTCCGGAGCGTCGGCGTCGATTCCGAGCGCCGACTCCACACCGACAGTCCGGCCGAGTTCGACCTGACCGAGGTCCGCCAAGACGTGGACGCCCGACCACTCCGAGAAGTCGCCGACCGCGCGGGCGAGACCGCACGCGAGTACGTCCGCAAGCGCGGGTTCGTGCGCGGCGGGAACCTCCGACCCTTGGACGACACCTACCTCGCGGCCCATGAACTCCGCCACGCCGCCGACGTGGTGGGCCGGGGTCTCGACCTGAGCGACGACGAGGAGTGGTACTTCCTCGCGCTTCTGCGCGGCGCTGACGCCGAGACCGACCCGGACGCTTCCGAGACCGACGCCGACAAGCGCCCTGCTCCGGGCGAGGTGCCCGAGTCGATGCATCCGGTTCGGGGTCTCGCCTACGCCGACGCGGTGGCCGAGTACCGCCGAGAACTCTCCGACTGGACAGACGAGGAGGCCGTCGGACCGAACGGACGGGACGCGCTCGAAACCCTCGGCGAACACGTCAAGCGCGTCCAAGCACTCGACGGCGACGTGGACGCCGACGCCGCGGAACTGCTCGTGGCCGCCGCCCGCGACGTGGGCCGATACCTCCGGGAGGGCGACGACGACGCCCTCGTCAGCGCGCGCGACCGATTCGGCCGACTTGCCTGAACGCAACCGGCCAAATAATTCCAAATTAAAAAGGGAAAATCTAAATCCGGCGTCGGTGTGGAGTAGGTCGAGGATGAACTACTCACGACGAAAGTTCCTCAAGACGACGAGTACAGGACTGCTGGGTCTCGGCGGCGTCGCGGCCCTCTCGGGGTCGGCCGCGGCCGGTCGATACACCATCTACTCCGACCTTCGAACCTACGAGGACGGCGTTACCGCCGACGAAATCGACAACGCGATTCTCGAAGTTCGCGGCGACTGTCCGCTGGTGGGTCTCGGAAGCACGTGGAAGGACGTGGCGGCCGAACAAGGCATGAACGCCGTCTACATGGCGGCACACGCCGCCCACGAGTCGGCGTGGGGGACCAGCAACATCGCCCAAGACAAGAACAACATCTACGGGTGGGGCGCGTACGACAGCGACCCCTACGACGGCGCGAAGCGCTTCGACTCCTTCGAACACTGCATCCGCCACGTGATGCCCCGCGTCCGCGACTTGTATCTCACGCCCGGCGCCCAGTACTACGAGGGCGCGCACCTCGCCGGGATGAACGTCCACTACGCCACCGACGACCAGTGGGCCGAGAAGATTCGTGACGTGATGAACCTGCTCGCATCGAACATCGACTACGGCGGCGGGAGCGGTACCTCCTACAGTTGGCCGACCTACTCCTACGGCGACCAAGCCGAGTCGGTCTACTCCATCCAGTACCTGCTGGAGGAACACGGCTACAGCCTCCAGTACCACGACGGCATCTACGGGTCGGAAGTCCAGAGTACCGTCGAGTCGTTCCAGTCGGCGCGCGGACTCGCCGTGGACGGCGTGGTCGGCCCGAACACGTGGGAGGAACTCTACGTGACCGTGTGGGACGCCGAGAACGACCCGTGGTGGGCGACCTACGGCGCGCAACACCACCTTCGGTACGGACAGGGCTACGACATCGCCGTAGACGGCTACTACGGTCCGGAGACCCGCGGCGCTATCGAGGACTTCCAGTCGAACGCGGGTATCACCGTGGACGGCATCGTCGGCCACGACACGTGGCAGGCGCTCGCGGACCGATAACCGGAAGACTGTCCTCGTAATTTTCGGTCAACGCTTTTGGTTCTTGCTAACTTCCCACTAGGTATGGCGTCCGACACCGCCTCCCGACTGCGACAGGCGGCCAAACTCGCGGTCGTTCTGCTCGTCCTCTCGCCGTTGGTCGTCCGGTGGGGACTCGTCGGTACGGACCTCTTCCCGCGGGTCGGTACGGACCTGCTGGTCCGGGCGGCCGGACTCGGCGTCCTGCTGGCCGTCGTCGCGCTCCTCATCCGCCAGAAGCGCCGGTCGCGCGGCCGGTCGCCGTCCGACGGGTTCGCCGAGCGACCCGAAGACCGGCAGGTCGAGGGGAGCGGCGAGGTATACGCGCCCTACGCCTACAACGAACAGCGGGCGGCCCACCGCGAAGGCGAGCGAATCCGCGAACGGGCCGAGGAAGTCGCGCGAACGGACCGCGAAGCACGCGAGTGACGCGCCGCGTCACTCGCGCGCCGGGCCGGTCGAGGTGGGGTATAGAATCGTAAAAGTGTCCTAGAAAAATATAAAGAAGTGTCTTAACTTGCTAGAGGTTGGTTAGAGATAGCCGGAGTTGGTCGGAGAACGCTCGGTTCAGGGCAGGTCCACGTCCACGTCTTCTCGGCGACCGGCGGCCTTGACCGCGTTGTAGAGGAGCATCGCTCGGGTCATCGGGCCGACGCCGCCGGGGACGGGCGTGATGGCGCTGGCCTTCTCTTTCGCGCTCTCGTAGTCCACGTCGCCGACGAGTTCGTAGCCCTTCTCGTTGTCGGCGTCCACGCGGTTGACGCCCACGTCGATGACCGTCGTCCCCGGAGAGAGCATCGACCCGTCCACGAGTTCCGGGACGCCGCAGGCCGCGACAACCACGTCGGCCTGCCGGGTCTTCGCCGCGAGGTCCTCGGTCCGGGAGTGACACACCGTGACTGTGGCGTTGCCGTCGTCGGCCTTCTGCATCAGGAGGTTCGCCAGCGGTTTGCCGACGATGTTCGACCGGCCGACGATGGTCACGTCCGCGCCTTCGGTCTCGACGCCCGCCGACTCCAGCAGTTTCAGCACGCCGTGGGGCGTGCAGGGCCGGTAGCGGGCGTGGCCCGCGACGAGTCGGCCGACGTTCTCGGGGTGGAAGCCGTCAACGTCCTTCTCGGGGTCGATTGCGCGCAGA
It contains:
- a CDS encoding SLC13 family permease codes for the protein MIQLGMSTERRKIVVFLVAALGAAALAFAPSPDGLSVRGQYAIATMFFAAVLWVTGVVPLAVTALSIPVALTAFGVYGDIDPALSGFADHLIFLFVAGFMLANALQKYNIDRRIALWLMTKMGSSPRRLILAIMLATAFLSMWVSNTATTAMMTPIALGVLAQVIGREEVLEADADDAEAFSNMQIATLLGTAYAASVGGVGTIIGTPPNAVVVTQLNAMLDYSIGFADWLIIGLPIVAVTLPLVWYLLTFHLYPPEIEDVSGARQQAREYLDEEGSLGPRGRRVAYIFTATAGLWVLGGFDLVFEGLLPSQWYTTIFGGPGMTVLGVESHQGLLYYVMVGLYAIPALVLADTVEWEDLVDIDWGTILLFGGGISLADALEKTGATKWIAETIFGSLTGQPILLVVAAVVLLVILLTEMTSNTATSAIIVPILIGIGGIFATTLGLTEVAAAVFLAVSGAVAASFAFALPVATPPNAIVFGSGHLKQKHMMRAGMVLNVLMTAILTGLIWLLFKFVWPGYLW
- a CDS encoding DUF1028 domain-containing protein; its protein translation is MEPRPSTFSIVARDPETEAVGVAVQSKFVSVGSVVPFASADAGAIATQSFANVAYGPDGLDYLREGKSAEEVVAALTDDDPEAPQRQVGVVGQDGSVAAFTGEECFEFADDRQGETYTVQGNILENEATLEAMEDAYEATEGGLPEKLLAALHAGNEAGGDKRGEQSAAMYVVKPEGGYDGKNDRWIDVRVDDHETPIEELERVFKIYDVTLLEREEPDDLRELDGETAAEVAETLAELGFYGTEARSASDASGETASEPTETFGEDEREALEAFRGMNNFENHDLAVVEDALARGWSDADGEGEDRMVDAIWHGLSRSDRK
- a CDS encoding DUF7528 family protein: MVEKFRAESDSCSDPERVAVTVAGETHELTRAEADQLRQSLGEALTERREFVRTAGTHREDGSYVVERRRAESSGHRKVFESFAELRRLYDRLPGEFTAADVQQTGLTGGRRHMLVHHLAEHPHFDCELAKRQPLTARKRANERERPAGGGETGD
- a CDS encoding DUF7117 family protein, whose product is MKVRGQRECNDCGARWSYYETGSVECPDCGSLRSVGVDSERRLHTDSPAEFDLTEVRQDVDARPLREVADRAGETAREYVRKRGFVRGGNLRPLDDTYLAAHELRHAADVVGRGLDLSDDEEWYFLALLRGADAETDPDASETDADKRPAPGEVPESMHPVRGLAYADAVAEYRRELSDWTDEEAVGPNGRDALETLGEHVKRVQALDGDVDADAAELLVAAARDVGRYLREGDDDALVSARDRFGRLA
- a CDS encoding peptidoglycan-binding protein, yielding MNYSRRKFLKTTSTGLLGLGGVAALSGSAAAGRYTIYSDLRTYEDGVTADEIDNAILEVRGDCPLVGLGSTWKDVAAEQGMNAVYMAAHAAHESAWGTSNIAQDKNNIYGWGAYDSDPYDGAKRFDSFEHCIRHVMPRVRDLYLTPGAQYYEGAHLAGMNVHYATDDQWAEKIRDVMNLLASNIDYGGGSGTSYSWPTYSYGDQAESVYSIQYLLEEHGYSLQYHDGIYGSEVQSTVESFQSARGLAVDGVVGPNTWEELYVTVWDAENDPWWATYGAQHHLRYGQGYDIAVDGYYGPETRGAIEDFQSNAGITVDGIVGHDTWQALADR
- a CDS encoding bifunctional methylenetetrahydrofolate dehydrogenase/methenyltetrahydrofolate cyclohydrolase; this translates as MTEVIDGDAVAERIRDDLRDGIETLADEGVEVGLATVLMSDDPASETYVSMKQRDCEEVGIEGIHVEIDPEAPAEELHDTIADLNDDPDVHGILVQMPVPDHVDEREVLRAIDPEKDVDGFHPENVGRLVAGHARYRPCTPHGVLKLLESAGVETEGADVTIVGRSNIVGKPLANLLMQKADDGNATVTVCHSRTEDLAAKTRQADVVVAACGVPELVDGSMLSPGTTVIDVGVNRVDADNEKGYELVGDVDYESAKEKASAITPVPGGVGPMTRAMLLYNAVKAAGRREDVDVDLP